In Dermacentor andersoni chromosome 11, qqDerAnde1_hic_scaffold, whole genome shotgun sequence, the sequence GGATGGCGTCGTGGCTGAGCGGCTCGACTGGCCGGACGAAGGACTGCAGAGTGTCGTTTTTCGTTCGCTCATGGTGCACTTGCTCGTGGTGCAAGCTTAAGGCAACCAGGTAGCTGCAAAGAACCAGCGCCAGCGCCCTTGGCTCAGGCCTCGTCGACTGGGCCGCAACACTCGGGCTACCACTCTCTCGCTCTAGCACAAGTTACAAAAGCGCCACAAAACCTGTACACACCCTTGGGGAGCACTTCAGTCACTGCTATTGTTCGGCTGCCATGGAAATTCCAAGAAGAACACGTCAGCCATTTGTTTACCCCTTATTTCTGCTTCTTGTTTGAGCAGAAACAGATCGTAATGCTTCCTTAAAAGCAGCATACTGACACGACATTCTCAGTTTTTGATGAAGGTCCAAGTGCCTTTTACCTATAGAAAAAAGATAGGGCAAGCATCATAGCATACCAATTTACGACAAATACTAGTTTCAAGATGGCAGTTTCGGTTGCGGGGATCGAGGTACTTTACCGCACCTCGTTCCTTAGCTCGCGCATTGTGTTTAGCTCGATCTCCAGGAACCATCGCCACAATCGCGACATGGCGGACATGGCTAGCGCGCCGGAGCTAATTTCCCACGCACACCGTGGCTCTCCCTCCCGGGCTCGAGTCACTGTGCGAGCAAACATCGCCGGGACGCGCCCTGATTGGCCTCCCGAGTGGCAGCCCCTGGATGTGCTCTCCTCCCGAGCTCCCTTCCACTGAGCACTTCATCGGTGCGGCAGACGCTCACAGGCCCACAATGAGTTGGTTACGAGGGATCTTTGCTTCTGCGAATTCTCATCCTCGCGCTTGGTGGACCACTACCCGGTTAGCCCTAGCACAGCAGGCGCACATACTTGATCGGTCTTGCTGTGAGCCTTTGCCCCTAAGCGCCATGACTATCGCACTGTGATGCATCTCCACATGGTCTTGGTACCCAAAAGGTGGACGTGTCATGATGTCGAAATACAGACCATAGCTCCATTCCTGCAATGGCTGATGCAGCACAGCCAAAATAAGAGTGTGCACTcgcattgaatttttttttatgagcaaTGTCATCATACCTAGCCTTAATGCTACTTGATGTCAGCAGATTTTGTGCTGTGTCATGAAATCACGATAATGTAGATGACACCAGCTCTAGCATTGGGAAACCAACATACAGTTGAACACCTTAACAATGAAATCGGTGGGGAAAGCTAAAGAATTTGCTTTCGCGTGAATTTCATTGTAGCAAAATAAGACAGCAGAGACAGGGAATCAgtcaaaaaatgaaaatttgctgTCAAAATCCCATTAGCCTAATTTGGCAAGCCTTGCTCGAGGCTATAGAACTGCACTGCTGAGAGCACAAAATGTGCCTCCTTTGTCGGTCAGTAGTGGCGGCACAGCCATTGAGTGGTACTCTTTTGGAGATACAATCACTTTCGTAAGATTTTGCATACAACTCTGCGCCAGGCATGGAACAAGAGCATTCCTCCGGCGCGTGCTGTTGCCGGTAGGCATCGATGCATCTTGTGCCAAGCGCAAAAGTAATCGTATTTCATGTCCCTGAAAGTGATCGACCGAGAATACAGCCCCTTCACTGAAATCCGTGTCCAGCGACGCTGAATCTGCAAGCTATGCCTGTTGGGTATTACCGAAACCAGCATTCAGGGGACGCATATTCTCAGACGATCACTCAACCATGGCAGCCCATGCTGCGGCtaccatctcaagcgccataaacaagtCTACGTCCTGCACTTTTCTCACCTACGGAAATACCATCGTCAAATGTTGGCAGATACATGTAGCCATGTCATTTAAAATTGGTGaccaacaaacaagatggcggcaaTAATGTGTTTCCAAAGCACATCACTATCGCTTCCGGCACTTTGCTATTTCTGTAAACAAAAATTGTGCCGGCCCTGCAAGCTCGCTGTGATGGCATTTTATGCTATTTAAGTGGGAAGAAAATGCACCTGACCACTCCAAATGCATTTGAGTGTAAAAATGTTTTGCGAAACTGCTGCCACAAGAAAAGAGTGGGGCGCTGGTTCTGAGATCTATCCATGTTCTCTACACAAAGCACAGGAAAGTAACATTCAGTTAGATGCTGGAGCTATCCACTGTACGTTACCGTAGGCTCAAAAGCTGTTTCAGCGCACTTCTTCCTTTATCCCGAACTAAACAGGTCATTCTAATACCAATTCAGCTTCAACAGCTTAAAGTTGCATGTATATGTACAAGCATGTTGCATCAATGTGAGCTGAAATGACAGCTCACTAAAGGAAAGCATCTGCGGTATGCTTATGTCAATGTCATGTAAGAAAACATGAAGCAAGCACTGCTTTAAAATGTTTAGCCAATTATTTCAATCTTTTAATTGCACAGTGCACTAGTAAACAatccaacaaacaaacaagtaaagCTGCAGTAACTATAGGGCTCTAGGGGCTATAAATATGGACAGTGAATAAATATGTGACCATCATGATATCAATACTGCCTATTTTCTCGTACCAGCAGAGTAATGGCTCTATCTAGCATTTGaaactaaaaatgaaaaaaaaaaggaaatgaaagaaagaaagcattttCCAGAGGCAACCCGCCAGTTGGGAACAACACGTTCAGGTAACTCAGTTTTAGGGAATTTTTCAATACACTGTTCTAATACTTGTACACCACTTAGACACATGCTACCAAAATGCGACCCACACAGCACAAGAGAGTCCACTCACTCCCGATCGATTTGCTGCTCGGTGGTGAGGCATCGTGGCTTAGGCGGGTTGACGACGAAATCGGAATCCGCAAACTGGCCGTCACCCTCGACGTTGATTAACGACTCCCAGACTACATCAGGCTCGTTCAGGAAGCCCTGGTCCGTGACCAGCTGGTACAGGCGGTCCTGACGTGACGGGAGGACACAAAAATGATTAAAAGGCCGACTGCAATGAACTTTCGAACAGCATAAAAAGCCTGGTCTCTAATAGTAGTGTAGGTACAAATCGTACAGCTTCCATGCACAACTTTACATTTGCAATACGAAGGGCTCTacacagaaaacaaacaaaattaacCTTTTCCTTTTATAGCGAAACTCCAAGAAACAATACCATTACTATTTGCTGTAAATGATGGAGAATGCTGAACTTTGAAAAACCAGGCCACAGCCAGATGCCTAAGCTCCCAGACGGAACAGCACAGCCTGTGTGCACATTTCCAAAATCTGCATCATACCTGTTTACCACTAGGTGTCCACATTGTCTGCTAAGGTGCTATTCAAAGCGTTAATTTAAAAACTAAGTGACCAAGATATGCGTTAATACTTATTACTATACTACTCTCTACTACTTATTAATAATCTATATAAGGCCAAGTGAAAGTTTTTCATAATTGGCCTTCAAGAGTGAACCACAGAAGCGATATAAATGCCTGCATAATATTGTGTTAACAGAATAATTACGATATTCCAGCATAATGGCCATGTACACAAATACAACGCTCAGAAGAACTCACAATGGGTACAAAACTAACAGAAACAAACATGGTGACTTACCTTTCGCTTGTGCAATGTGATAAAGTGGTTATTCCGAAAGAGAACGCACAGTTCGTCTTCTGTAAGTGTAGAGTTCAACTCGCACAGGCCGTGATAGGTCAGCTGCGACGCTGTTCGCTCCAAGAATGCTTCAGCTAACAGTGCTGCAGACAAGAAACAGTAAAAATTAGCTAAAAGATACTCCAAGGCTCTCAGACATTTGCAGTGTACACTGGTACAGTCATAGAGAGATGAAATGCAAACAAGAAATGACAAAGTAGAACAATTTTTGCATGTAATAACTCAAGAGCGCAATCTCATAATTGTCGCCAAAGATGGTATATGCCTGCACTAAAAGTTCAAGTTAGAATCATGCTGACATTACATGTACTGACGAAAGCAGAAATGAAAGAACACGTTCTGGTTAGCCCTAGCTTGTTCGTATTTCAATTGTTCACAGCGGTACAGTGCTTCCACAAATGCCCTGCATTCACGAAATGAAATCAGCGTCTTGTAGCATAGGCCTGTCATTCTCATAGCAGAGCTGGTTTCCAACAATATACAGATAAACAAGGCGCTCATCATGCTAACCTTCTCATGCGTTCACTGGCCACTTATATTTCATAAAATACATACTCCTTTGTACACTTGCGACACTTTTTAGCTTACACTAAATGCTAAAACAATAGCTTTTATACTAATTAAGCTTTTGTTTTCTATTGTCTTGATCAGCTGCTATTTATACTTGATGCATAATTTCCTTATTACCTGCTTATACCATGGTGGATTTCATCAAGGAGCTCAAAGCTTCGAGTTGAAGACATGCTCAGATAAGGTGATAAAAGCACAGTTTTGAGAACACAATGGTCACACTGAAGTGCTTAGCTAGCACAAGAATTCACAATTTTAAACATAAAATGATAAGGCATTGCATCAGTGGTGATAACAAAACAATGCAAAGCAAGTACAGTGCTATTATCAGGCAACTTGTTTTGCCCCTTTTTATGAGTGTGATAGATACCATGCCCCTTGGTAGGCTACCATACCATACACACATCCAGTGACTTGCCACAAGCTTCGATAATAGGACTGAACAACTGCGCACAATAACAGCCACATATTTGCACTATGAAAAACAAGTATTTTACGACAGAAACTGCACAGGTTCCTTTGTTGCATAGTATGCTCAAGTAGAACTTGGAACATTGTATTCCACAAAAAGAATAGAATCTGCACAAATCTGAGTACCATGCCCAGTTCTCAGTCATGTCTCGCATACTTTATGCTAGAGAATTTTAGCTTTGAGTGCATGCTTTCCCATAACCATAATGCCGTGAAACCTAGACATAGAAAACAGTTTGTGATCCACAACTGCGTTCTGCTTGTCCGCTATTGTAGAAGGCTTCGCTAGCAAATGATCGTTGTAAAGCAGTCTTTGACATTATATTTTTTCCACCTAAGAAGAGCCGTGTCACCGAAAAATGTTGATAAGTTATAACACTTTTCCTGACGACAGCGCTGCAAGATACTATTGCCAGTTCAGCTGTTCCTGGCTATTTAGGCACCATAGTAACATGTGCACTGCTAATGGTGATTAGTAGTAATACACCAGTACCAGTAACAATAACTTGCAACAACACGTTGGCACTGTTATCATTAACTGACGACATAATGGTGCTAGTAACGGTAATGTAGTAATGTTTACGCAAGGGCTAAAGCTAATTATTCCTTGACAATCCCAGCCATGCTAAACATTAAGCATAAAACACAGCATGCCTTCAGTGACCAGCTCTGGCTTTGTAGAAGACTTGTTGATGATTATCCTTTCTACGAGCTGGTTGTAGCTGCAGTTGCCGACAGCTGCAAGGATTTCCGGGCACTCAGGGTCCAGGAGCCAACCATGATAGAGAGGAATTCGCAACAGGTCGAACACGATGCACTCAGGCGTGTACTCAAAGTCTTTTACACTGCAAGACAACAGAGCACAAGAGATTTGTCTTCAGGAGAGATGAACATTCTCAATCTATGGATTGCTGGGattttgtgatttttttttttttcagcggcttATGTGGTTTGACATTTCCGGCCTGAAACCAATTTTGAGGGTTTCACACTGGTGAAAAatacatttaaagggacactaaagacaaatactaactagacgtggactgtttaaatatcattccagaaacctcgcatcattgcttgttttgtgccaaaaaATACTcggtttacgagaaaattgcatctgaagggtccaaatacctCCATCGCAATTCAAGTTTCTCGCCACCCAACCGGGAAGTGGCGACATTGCATACACAATCACCATGCTTTGCGGCCGTCGGTGCACAAAACGGCGCCAGACAGACGGCGGTACGTTGTCTTGCACGCCATGCCATGGAGAAACCAAGTCATGACAGAGCagtggatttgccgctgcagctgatTTCGGTCAAGTGGCATGGACAGTTCGGGCAACCCGCGACACCACATGGTAGTCCAAttttctgctacttgcagtttgtgcgagttttgtgagccagcaaaaccagtgcagcattctgcgataacaaaactactgaaacgccAAAGCACAGGtggtgcagagtcgagcgaaaacaaaaccttttgaCTGCCCGAGTCGTTGTGAAGGGTAACATCAGACTGTTATTTTTCCTAAACATGAAATAGAACtgcacaagtagcattttcttttgtCTGATAATCCAATGGCATGATGTTTTTATAACGAGTggctgagtactagtgacaaactttaaatgaggagtgccttcgtcatcaggTAAGTACTTCAAGTGTCCTGGGCAagtctctaatcgtgtcctgcatttacctgaaTTTCTCAATTACTAAGGCCCTGTTCACGTTAATGACGCCTCAGAGATTTTCaggcactaatctatcactttagcttgacttaatatttgccttttgtGTCACTTTAGGGGCACATGTTAAACTTTCCAATCAAATTTTTAGTACTGTCCTAGTGCAGTTTTCTGATTGACTTCCCATATAAACCGGAATACAGGTCAAGATATTTTCTCAAATATGAACAGCTACAGTCAACCGTTCAACCGTTATCTTGTTAGTAGTTTTTAGCACATTGTCAGTCGTCGTCTGGCCAATTCAAGGTCAAGGGTTGACCTCCATTTTGGGCTGACCTATAATCCAATTTACATGGCAAGTAGTGCGTGGCAACTCAAGTACTATATAATACAAGAGGCATTACATGTTTAAAGTTCTCACTGGTATTCAGGGCCCTAAATATGAAAGGACTGCAGTGTAGCTACCTTGATTTATAAAAAAATTGTCACGAAAACCATGATGCAACTAAACCAATTTATTActgtgcaaagtaaaacaaattgTAGCTAAGGACTGTGGAAATGGGCATAACTTACATATATTAGAAACAGCACCACATGACTAtcttatgaaaaaaataaataaaacattgtatGGCACTTTCGATAAGTGGCGACCAGCGCTATAAATAAGGTTAGGCCGTGAAGTGCATACTCTGAAATCGCAGGAGCCTTGGAAAAACATGGAGGCATGAATGGCAATTGCGAGAGTCACGGGAACAGAGCACAACAATATGTCAACTCACCCCGTAAATCGAACGTTCACATCCAACCCTGTTTGCAGCTTTGGCAGGATGGCGATGGCATCGTGCATGTTTTGTTCGTAATTTAGCTGCGCACTTTCCGGAATGTCCTGCAAGTGAAGCAAAGCAGCAAGAAATGGTCAGTGGCCTGTGTGAGGCAAAGTACAGTACAACCTCatcaatgcaggcaatcaattcaaagagagggagagagagagaaattcagAGTGAGGAAATTACTCGAGAAAATGTTTGATACAAATGGGGCCCAGTTACACCTCTTACTACAATTGTATAAACCCAGAAACCCAATGAATCGGAAACTTATGTAGTCAACAGTTTGGTGAACATTCATCTGATCAAGTGCCATGATGAAGAAATTAGTGCGCTCATTGGCCAAGTGAATGTGTGTAACATATACATTCTTGAGACCAATACAAGTTCCTTGCTTACCACAGTGTAGTGACCATTGTAATATTCTTGTCCACCATGGACACCAAAGAACCTGTACAGACTCTCAAAGATATTTTCTTTACATCTTGGTCTAAATTTATGAGCAAGGAACTGCTGCAAACAGCTGCAAAAAGGAACTTTCAACAGCACAGGATACTGGGCACAGCAAAGCAGGACATGGCAAAATAAAGGTTCGTGAATGAGCGCAAGGTGTGAAAGTAGTGTAATAATTTCAACCCCCTGTCCAGGGTTTCAAATCTGTATCTGATAAAAAGCTAGGTTCTCGACTCTCTCTTTTGGCAGTGTCTCGTTCTTCATCTTTACTACAATGTGACAATAGTACCAACGCTGATGGTGGCAGTAATGAACCTACATAGCATCATACTTTACAGAGAAGAATGCAAAACTGCAATTATAATTTGTTTTACATCAGCTTACAAAACATACAACAGTGCCTCAGTCTGAGAGAAAGCCAAGTCAAGCAGAACTCGCACTCTAGGTGCTTCAATGCGTAGCCCCAAGTGTAGCATGGCTTCGTGCACCCACCTTCGGTATAGACGACAGTATGCAGTCCCCTAGATGCTCCATCAGCTGTTCAACAGTCACAACGTCGAGTGTGTGGGGAAGCTTGATGAGACCCTTCAGTGTGAGAACGTTGATGATGGCAATCAGGGGACAGGGCCCATTCTCGTTCTGTGGAACATACAAGAGACAATGAGCAAACTAAGTTTACATTTCGTAAGGTGTTTCGGTCAGCCTTTTCCAagtgacactaaaggcaaatgttaaAGGACTACTGGCACACGCATTTTTGAAGTCGTAGAGGTTCTACCGCATGCGTCTCGCACATAAGAGAAACACACTTAGCAAGCATGAAGATCAGGAAACACCTGTAGTTTAATCTGATGCTAAGGTTGGCCTCGAAGTGTCGAACCCGGTGTCATCATCATTTTCGTTATGGCATGGCACAGAGTGAAATTTGCCAACGTCGCGTAGCAATAAGCCTCGGTATGATGACTGTTTTCACACAAAATTAAAATACAGTTGACTCTCACTAATTCGATCCTCTCAAGATCGCAAGATTTAGGCTAATTATCTGAAAGGATAAATTAATAAACAGTGCCAAACCGAATTAAAATTTTTTCTCATTGCTTGAAGTAATCTGTGGTCTTTTTGCTCCTCACTCTTGAAGCGCGACTGAACCAGCGTGCAGCGAAGAGCATTGACATGTGTAAATGCTATCGCTTGAGAACTTGAGATCGCTTGAGAACTTGAGAGGAGTGCGCATGCCATGCAGCCTAAGCAGAAGAAAGGGATAAATCAGAAGATGAGTTGACATGTTGTCTCTCTGTTCTGAAGGCCTTCGTCTGTCCCCTACAATGAAACTTACTCTTTCTACTGAAAAAGCCATCACCAGAAGGATATAAACACTGTCAAGGAAAGCTGTTTTTGCCCCCAcaaaaacaagtccacttgtttaAATTACAGCTGGAGCAGCATCCGCTGTTTCGACCAACATTTAGCGCATTTCCCAGACCGCATGAAGAACATGGTCCTCGCCTGTGTGACGATAGGTGTCTTCTGGTTGTTCCACCGGACCCACTTGATTTGATACACCGACTGCGGTGGCTGCTCAATGCTTGGACTGGTACATGAGGTTGTCGTCTCGGTCCGGCAAGCCGCTGGTGCCTGTGCCAGTGAAGCTGTGTCGCTGTTCTCGGTGACCAGTGCTGCTTCTGCGCCTGCTCCAGCTCCTCCAACAGctgcaagctgctgctgctgctgtgtactTGGTTGTTCCATTCTACCTGCAGGTGTTTGGATAGAACAAAAATGAAAACAGCCTTAGAAAATAAAACTTGAggattatgcagatccaatgcacatgttggaatctacgtCATAAAAAGCTGTAGTGAAGTGGCTGATTGAATGTTGTACAAGTAAATGCGATGCGCACAGCAGAAGCTCACGTCCTGTTATTGTTCGCTGTTTCTGCTCAAGTGATGTGTCTAATTGTGTCAGTTTGTGTCTGTTTTCCAGCCTAGCCATATGTACGCTCGTGCAATCAGAATGCTTGTGCACAGCACTGGTCACAACTTTAATCTGGTGCAGTGTTTATCTCTATGCACAATGccattcacaagctatgccgaaatgcaaacaccaaaacAGGAGGATGCACAGTGTCAGATATGCTAGAGCAGTGATGTTAGGAGGATGTATGGTGCTTGTTGAAGGAAGAATGGTGATCAGAGGTGTATGGAACAGAGTAGGATGACACACATGTAAATACATTTTAGGATTACACAACATTAGTCTCACACACCCATTCTGGAGGACTGCCCAAGAACGGGCACACACCTAGTAGCACATGGCCCAGTCAGTCCGAGAATGGGGCAGCCGAAATATTGCAAGCCGTGATCAGTAATGCTTGAAATTGGGCTAGTTGATGATTGATGATATTTGACGAGTTTCACGATTATTGAGCTAGCGCAAGGACAGGGACACCGACGCAATGAAGCATTCGTTTGGTCTTGTTTCTTGTGCACGTGTCCCTGTCCTTGTTCCTTTATGCTAGCACAAAAATTACGGAAGCCACGATCATCACTTTCATCAGCTCTTTCAACAAGTGAAACTGTTAAGTAGCAAGCTACAAACAGAATGTGTTTTCATCAATGGCCAAACTTGGTTCTTCAGCTCATGCTCCATGACATTTCAGTTCATCCCTGCCAACCTGCGATGTTTAAAAATTCATAAAGAACCTGCGAACATGACAGGGAAGAGGGAGGTGAGAGGCAGGCATTTTGTGAAGTTTGCTTTAAGCACACACATTTTATGGGATTCAAGCGCACTTTATCAATGATGATTTACCTTTAGACATGACACACAAGCAGTAGCAAACTAGGTACAGCAGAGGTTAACAAGCAACACATTAtttttagatcacagtgactttGTTAGTGaagctgctgttgctgttttttcttgcttcagGAGCTTCCCTGAATAAACCTGCTTGAAGTGAAAACCCCTTCAGGATATGACGCCTAGAGCTGCCGCAAGAGAGCGACGCAGGTATGGGGGGGTCACAATGTATTTCatgtaggattttttttttttgcagtcttgGCCTGCTCTCTTCTTTGGCACATTTAAAACATTTTCGTGAACAGAATCGATCTTTTGTAAAACTTGGCACAATATTCTTAAAATCGTAGAACAAGCCCAAATTTGTAAACTTTACAAAATATTCGAGAGAGTTAGCAGGTATGTGAAATGAATTTATTCTCTTTGAACAAAGCATACAAGGAAGGACTAGCCAGGAAAGCTAGCGAAATAAGCTGCTCGAAGGGGTTGCTGCCCCTTTTACACAGCAGCCAAcagtggggaaaaaagaaaaaagaacttcttGCATAACAGCTTTTCCACACTATCACAGAGAATGAATTTACTAGGAATATGAAAATTTTTTGAAATACAAATAACACAGCtaaaatataaatgcattatGCATTTTCTTTTCACTTTGACCAATAAATAGTATAGGTGGCGGTCTGCCTTAATTGCAACTGTCATATTCAGACTACACCCGAGATACAAATAGCTTGCAGCAATGCTGTGCTGAAAAAACAATTTCCTTAAATCTGCACAAGGAGGGTGAAAATTCTGTAGGAGAGACAACAAAATGTAAAGAAGTGGTCTTCAGCCAACAGAGGAATCCACTGTTCCTTCCACTAAGAAgaattgacatttttcatctagCATCACTAAAGGTGATGCATAACTTGTAACTTGTGGATGAAAGAGGTAAGTGTTGTGTCTTAGCatgacattaaataaagtttacAATGATATTCAGTTCCTATGCAAAAGAGTCAGCAGTTTAGCCCCCACAAGAGCCATTTAAACTGGGCTCTTATGGAATGATGTGCCCCTTATAGATGCATCAATCCATGGAGAGCTTGAATCTCGGAGTGTTAGATAGCGCTACTCGCTATTATGGCACAGCAGGAGGCAAAAGGATTATTAAAATGCaggtattgtttttcttttttttttaattcttaacCTTCAGCAACTGGCTTCAATAGCTGCTGGAGATATCTGCAGAGTGGTTTGAAAGATTCAGACGAGGAGGTGTTTCAGTATGTCTGCACAGTACCTGGCCAAATGGTATTTGGAGGTTCTGTTGTGTTTAAGGGAAAGGCTATAGTTCACATAGAATTAGTTTGGTTCAGAAGCACAAGACGTTTCAAAGCTCTGGCCACAGAATTGTTTTATTATTCACAGCCAGAAAGATAACACATTCATGCTTGTAAAGAAACAATTTAACATGCCGCAGCTAGGTGCAAAAGTAAATATGTAAGGAGCGACTCTCTTTCTGAAAAGTTGTGCTGCTCTGGAACATGTTCACATGCAAAGTGTGAGTATACCTAAGATAAGTACGTgagatttttctttatttacaacaTAACTTTAATTCTCATTTTTTTATGAGGTAACTGAGAAATATACACGTTCAGCCGTTGGAAAATCCCTGAACGGACCTAAATGACTAGTGGTGCAACATAAAACGGTTTAGCATGCATCAAACGCTGCAAACTTGCAGCTTGCACTTGAAGTACAGAAGATCCTAAACGCGGCTTAAACCACCGTGTCTTGCGAAGACTCCTCTATTTAAATGCGTCGTTGTGTACGAGACATGCACAACATTCGTCTGAAAGTAGAAGTGACGGCGCAGTTTCCAGTTTCAGGGGAGCGTAAACAACGCTCTAACCAACGTGGGCGCCAAAGTGCGTTTTTGCGCGCACCTGGCCTTACGTGACATTTAAAAATATTCGCAACGTGACAGTGCTTTTTTTAGACCAAAACGTCTCCGTCCGGAGTGTCATCAACCTTGAACGTGATTGCCCAAGCCTCATCACGTTTCTCAATCCTAAGTAAAACGAGGACTGAAAACTTCATCACACTGACCGCATGATAGCAAGATGCCGGTGCCCAAGCggcagggaaaaagaaaacaatcccGCAGCTTTTGACGTTATGTAAAAATCGGTCAATGAAAAGACCATGTTTTGCACTCTGGTTAGCGTAGCAGTAGTAGTACTCGAATGTTACGCGCCTGCGTATGCCGAAGGTCAGAGCCAGGGTAGCGGTATTCACAAATGCCACAAACCGTTCGCCACGCCGCATTGCGTGCGCCGTCATGCGTTTAATTGGGGTCAAGCTTCTTAAAACAAAACAGCCGTAGCAAACGCTGACCCCTATTGCTTTCCCGATGTTTCATCCCATCGGTGGGAAGTTTCAGACGTTAACCTAATTAAGCACCCACACCTCGCATCACGATCAACGACAAGGTTCGTCCACGAAGTAGGACGTAATAGCAACAAGCGTGAAGAGCC encodes:
- the LOC126539232 gene encoding ubiquitin carboxyl-terminal hydrolase MINDY-2-like isoform X1, which produces MEQPSTQQQQQLAAVGGAGAGAEAALVTENSDTASLAQAPAACRTETTTSCTSPSIEQPPQSVYQIKWVRWNNQKTPIVTQNENGPCPLIAIINVLTLKGLIKLPHTLDVVTVEQLMEHLGDCILSSIPKDIPESAQLNYEQNMHDAIAILPKLQTGLDVNVRFTGVKDFEYTPECIVFDLLRIPLYHGWLLDPECPEILAAVGNCSYNQLVERIIINKSSTKPELVTEALLAEAFLERTASQLTYHGLCELNSTLTEDELCVLFRNNHFITLHKRKDRLYQLVTDQGFLNEPDVVWESLINVEGDGQFADSDFVVNPPKPRCLTTEQQIDRDYLVALSLHHEQVHHERTKNDTLQSFVRPVEPLSHDAIRADEELAKQLQEEEHHRALSRPPARSASGSAQDAVESTVRQRQNNSSPPSKKDCTIL
- the LOC126539232 gene encoding ubiquitin carboxyl-terminal hydrolase MINDY-2-like isoform X2 is translated as MEQPSTQQQQQLAAVGGAGAGAEAALVTENSDTASLAQAPAACRTETTTSCTSPSIEQPPQSVYQIKWVRWNNQKTPIVTQNENGPCPLIAIINVLTLKGLIKLPHTLDVVTVEQLMEHLGDCILSSIPKDIPESAQLNYEQNMHDAIAILPKLQTGLDVNVRFTGVKDFEYTPECIVFDLLRIPLYHGWLLDPECPEILAAVGNCSYNQLVERIIINKSSTKPELVTEALLAEAFLERTASQLTYHGLCELNSTLTEDELCVLFRNNHFITLHKRKDRLYQLVTDQGFLNEPDVVWESLINVEGDGQFADSDFVVNPPKPRCLTTEQQIDRDEELAKQLQEEEHHRALSRPPARSASGSAQDAVESTVRQRQNNSSPPSKKDCTIL